The following are encoded in a window of Lynx canadensis isolate LIC74 chromosome B1, mLynCan4.pri.v2, whole genome shotgun sequence genomic DNA:
- the RCHY1 gene encoding RING finger and CHY zinc finger domain-containing protein 1 isoform X3, translating into MNLQGKHKCIENVSRQNCPICLEDIHTSRVVAHVLPCGHLLHRTCYEEMLKEGYRCPLCMHSALDMTRYWRQLDDEVAQTPMPSEYQNMTVDILCNDCNGRSTVQFHILGMKCNICESYNTAQAGGCRISLDQQ; encoded by the exons ATGAATCTCCAAGGAAAGCACAAG tgtATTGAAAATGTTTCCCGGCAGAATTGTCCAATATGTTTGGAG GACATTCACACATCCCGTGTTGTTGCTCATGTCTTGCCGTGTGGACATCTTTTACATAG aacgTGTTATGAAGAAATGTTGAAAGA AGGCTACAGATGTCCATTATGTATGCACTCTGCTTTAGATATGACTAGGTACTGGAGACAGCTGGATGATGAGGTAGCACAGACTCCTATGCCATCAGAATATCAGAACATGACTGTGGAT ATTCTCTGCAATGATTGCAATGGGAGATCTACTGTCCAGTTCCATATATTAGGCATGAAATGTAATATTTGTGAATCTTACAATACTGCTCAAGCTGGAGGATGTAGAATTTCACTAGATCAGCAATGA